A window of Rhodobium gokarnense contains these coding sequences:
- the dhaK gene encoding dihydroxyacetone kinase subunit DhaK — protein sequence MKKLINNVDDVLTESLAGFGRAHADLVDISTDPKLVTRKGGGKKGKVALISGGGSGHEPMHAGFVGMGMLDAACPGEVFTSPTPDQMLAAAEAVDGGAGILWIVKNYAGDVMNFEMAGEMYDGPTETVLTNDDVAVESSLHSQGRRGVAATVIVEKIVGAAAERGDDLAACKALGDRVNAASGTMGIALTSCTVPAAGSPTFEIGESEMELGVGIHGEPGRKRVDLMKADEIAEALIQAICESIAPSGDDDLLLLVNGMGGTPLMELYLLYNSAMNVAGERGLKIARSLVGNYCTSLEMAGASITLTKLDTEMAELWDAPVHTAALRWKA from the coding sequence ATGAAGAAGCTGATCAACAATGTCGACGACGTCCTGACGGAAAGCCTTGCCGGCTTCGGCCGTGCCCATGCCGATCTCGTCGACATTTCCACCGACCCCAAGCTCGTGACCCGCAAGGGCGGCGGAAAAAAGGGCAAGGTGGCGCTGATCTCCGGCGGCGGCTCCGGCCACGAGCCGATGCATGCCGGCTTCGTCGGCATGGGCATGTTGGACGCGGCCTGTCCGGGCGAGGTCTTCACCTCGCCGACGCCGGACCAGATGCTGGCCGCGGCGGAGGCCGTCGACGGCGGCGCCGGGATCCTTTGGATCGTCAAGAACTACGCCGGCGATGTCATGAATTTCGAGATGGCCGGCGAGATGTATGACGGGCCGACGGAAACGGTGCTGACCAATGACGACGTCGCCGTCGAAAGCTCGCTCCATTCGCAGGGCCGGCGCGGGGTCGCCGCCACCGTCATTGTCGAAAAGATCGTCGGCGCGGCGGCCGAACGGGGCGACGATCTGGCGGCCTGCAAGGCCCTCGGCGACCGGGTCAACGCGGCGTCCGGCACCATGGGCATCGCGCTCACTTCCTGCACGGTGCCCGCCGCGGGATCGCCGACCTTCGAGATCGGTGAAAGCGAGATGGAACTCGGCGTCGGCATCCATGGCGAGCCGGGCCGCAAGCGCGTCGACTTGATGAAAGCGGACGAGATCGCCGAGGCGTTGATCCAGGCCATCTGCGAGTCCATCGCGCCGTCCGGCGACGACGACCTGCTGCTCCTCGTCAACGGCATGGGCGGCACGCCGCTCATGGAGCTTTACCTCCTCTACAATTCGGCGATGAACGTCGCCGGGGAGAGGGGGCTGAAGATCGCCCGCTCGCTCGTCGGCAACTACTGCACCTCGCTGGAGATGGCCGGCGCCTCGATCACGCTGACCAAGCTCGACACGGAGATGGCGGAGCTCTGGGACGCACCGGTGCACACGGCGGCGCTGCGCTGGAAGGCGTGA
- a CDS encoding YbhB/YbcL family Raf kinase inhibitor-like protein — protein sequence MKSVILAVCLGLAAGSAQAFELTSPDFDDGGTLADEFVFDGFGCTGSNMSPALSWSDAPEGTKSFALMVHDPDAPTGGAGFWHWVVLDIPAGTTELAKDAGEKGGAKLPEGARAIANDYGFAGWGGPCPPEGDDAHRYNITLYALPVEKLEVPEGASTAVTGFMINGQTIGKATLQGKYGR from the coding sequence ATGAAATCCGTCATTCTCGCCGTCTGCCTTGGCCTTGCCGCCGGCAGCGCCCAGGCCTTCGAGCTGACCAGCCCCGATTTCGACGACGGCGGCACGCTCGCCGACGAATTCGTCTTCGACGGTTTCGGCTGCACCGGGTCCAACATGTCGCCTGCGCTCTCCTGGAGCGATGCGCCCGAGGGCACCAAGAGCTTTGCCCTGATGGTCCACGACCCGGACGCGCCGACCGGCGGCGCCGGCTTCTGGCACTGGGTCGTGCTCGACATCCCGGCCGGGACCACCGAACTGGCGAAGGACGCCGGCGAAAAGGGCGGTGCCAAGCTGCCGGAGGGTGCGCGCGCTATCGCCAACGACTACGGCTTTGCCGGCTGGGGCGGCCCGTGCCCGCCTGAGGGCGACGACGCCCATCGCTACAACATCACCCTTTATGCCCTGCCGGTGGAAAAGCTCGAGGTGCCGGAGGGCGCGTCGACGGCTGTCACCGGTTTCATGATCAACGGCCAGACGATCGGCAAGGCAACGCTGCAGGGCAAGTACGGGCGCTGA
- a CDS encoding 2Fe-2S iron-sulfur cluster-binding protein codes for MTKNVVTILDTGETYGCAGEENLLDAMVRLGRKGIPSGCHGGGCGVCKIHIVDGAWRGKAMSREHVSREEEAHGIVLACRAYPASDVTLKVLGKMKKAVCRERKYGLV; via the coding sequence ATGACGAAGAACGTGGTCACCATCCTCGACACCGGGGAGACATATGGCTGCGCCGGGGAGGAAAACCTGTTGGATGCCATGGTCCGGCTCGGCCGGAAGGGCATTCCGTCGGGCTGCCACGGCGGCGGCTGCGGTGTATGCAAGATACATATCGTTGACGGCGCCTGGCGCGGCAAGGCGATGAGCCGCGAGCATGTCAGCAGGGAGGAGGAGGCGCACGGTATCGTGCTCGCCTGCCGGGCCTATCCGGCCTCCGACGTCACGCTGAAGGTGCTTGGAAAAATGAAAAAGGCCGTGTGCCGGGAACGGAAATACGGTCTCGTATAA
- a CDS encoding catechol 2,3-dioxygenase codes for MGVMRIGHINLRVLDMDAALDHYENTMGLSVTDRDADGNVYLKCWDEWDKYSVILTEADSAGMNSIAFKVEKDADLDALKKRITDYGIDVTDMAPGEMNGCGRAIRFNLPSGHDMRLYAEKEFLGKAVGTLNPEPWPDEGKGVKAHWLDHALLMCELDPERGVNKVAENTKFMKEVLDFHLGEQVLVGPDGDIQAATWMFRTSTPHDIAFVGGPEMGLHHVAFFLDEWNDVLKAADIMAKRKVKMDVTPQRHGITRGYTIYFFDPSGNRNETFAGLGYLAQPDMPPITWTEENLWRGIFYHTGEEAGAFTTVYT; via the coding sequence ATGGGTGTGATGCGAATTGGCCATATCAACCTTCGGGTGCTCGATATGGACGCGGCCCTCGACCACTACGAAAACACCATGGGCCTGTCGGTGACCGACCGGGACGCCGACGGCAACGTCTACCTCAAATGCTGGGACGAGTGGGACAAGTACTCCGTGATCCTGACCGAGGCCGACAGCGCGGGCATGAACTCCATCGCCTTCAAGGTGGAAAAGGACGCCGACCTCGACGCGTTGAAGAAGCGCATCACCGATTACGGCATCGACGTCACCGACATGGCGCCCGGCGAGATGAACGGCTGCGGCCGCGCCATCCGTTTCAACCTGCCGAGCGGCCACGACATGCGGCTCTACGCGGAAAAGGAATTCCTCGGCAAGGCGGTCGGCACGCTCAATCCCGAACCCTGGCCGGACGAAGGCAAGGGCGTCAAGGCGCACTGGCTCGACCATGCCCTGCTGATGTGCGAACTCGACCCGGAAAGGGGCGTCAACAAGGTCGCCGAAAACACCAAGTTCATGAAGGAAGTCCTCGACTTCCACCTCGGCGAGCAGGTGCTCGTCGGCCCCGACGGCGACATCCAGGCCGCGACCTGGATGTTCCGCACCTCCACGCCCCATGACATCGCCTTCGTCGGCGGCCCTGAGATGGGCCTCCACCACGTCGCCTTCTTCCTCGACGAATGGAACGACGTGTTGAAGGCGGCCGACATCATGGCCAAGCGCAAGGTGAAGATGGACGTCACCCCGCAGCGTCACGGCATCACCCGCGGCTACACGATCTATTTCTTCGACCCGTCCGGCAACCGCAACGAGACCTTCGCCGGCCTCGGCTATCTGGCCCAGCCGGACATGCCGCCGATCACCTGGACCGAAGAGAATTTGTGGCGCGGCATCTTCTACCACACCGGCGAGGAAGCGGGAGCGTTTACCACCGTCTACACCTGA
- a CDS encoding MurR/RpiR family transcriptional regulator, with the protein MAGTEKTVDVLLQQRFDEMTRAERQLANSLLENWPVSGLASITAVAQRAGVSTPTVARMVKKIGFSGFPEFQEALRRELEATISNPIAKHDRWAENAPDEHILNRFAETVVQNLRQTLLHIDAADFDRSCALLADRERSIYIAGGRITYTLADYLFRHLQMLRPDVTLMPTGANVWPHHLMDMEAGDVLLLFDIRRYENELLKLAELAGEKGAEMILITDQWGSPVGKHVAHRFNCRIEVPSAWDSAASLLVVVETIIAEIQAATWQTTRERMDALEDLFDKTRLFRKFS; encoded by the coding sequence ATGGCGGGGACGGAAAAGACCGTCGACGTCCTGTTGCAGCAGCGCTTCGACGAAATGACCCGGGCGGAGCGCCAGCTCGCCAATTCACTGCTTGAAAACTGGCCGGTTTCGGGCCTTGCCAGCATCACGGCGGTGGCGCAAAGGGCCGGCGTTTCGACGCCCACCGTTGCGCGCATGGTGAAGAAAATCGGCTTCTCCGGCTTTCCGGAATTCCAGGAGGCGCTGCGCCGGGAGCTTGAGGCGACGATCTCCAACCCGATCGCCAAGCACGACCGCTGGGCGGAGAACGCGCCGGACGAGCATATCCTCAACCGCTTCGCGGAGACCGTCGTCCAGAACCTGCGCCAGACGCTGCTGCATATCGATGCCGCCGACTTCGACCGGAGCTGCGCGCTGCTGGCAGACCGCGAGCGGTCGATCTACATCGCCGGCGGGCGCATCACCTACACGCTTGCCGACTATCTGTTCCGGCACCTGCAGATGCTGCGCCCGGACGTCACGCTGATGCCGACCGGCGCCAATGTCTGGCCGCACCATCTGATGGACATGGAGGCCGGCGACGTGCTCCTCCTCTTCGACATCCGCCGCTACGAAAACGAGCTCCTGAAACTCGCCGAGCTCGCCGGGGAAAAGGGCGCGGAGATGATCCTGATCACCGACCAGTGGGGCTCGCCGGTCGGCAAGCACGTCGCGCACCGCTTCAACTGCCGCATCGAGGTGCCGTCCGCCTGGGACTCCGCCGCCTCGCTCCTGGTCGTCGTGGAGACCATCATCGCCGAAATCCAGGCCGCCACCTGGCAGACCACGCGGGAACGCATGGACGCCCTGGAAGACCTCTTCGACAAGACGCGGCTGTTCCGGAAGTTCAGCTAG
- a CDS encoding N-formylglutamate amidohydrolase, which yields MAEQLNAALLSEGDGPAVRVRNPGASSPILLACDHASNRMPASLGTLGLEADALLSHVAWDPGAEAVAIAMAEVLDATLVSTGFSRLVFDVNRPPGDDEAIRLVSETVEIPGNRDLDPAALAARADALYHPFHDAIDGILDERVAAGIEPVLVTVHSFTPVYFGHTRPVELGIVFDADPRLADAVLKQAPAHTRLAIRANEPYGPKDGVTHTLARHALPRQIPNVMIEIRNDLIRNASDQSRIAGQLAALVGAGLEHLSSTSRTRAGRA from the coding sequence GTGGCTGAGCAGCTCAACGCAGCATTGTTGTCGGAAGGGGACGGTCCCGCCGTGCGGGTCCGCAATCCCGGCGCCAGCAGCCCGATCCTCCTTGCCTGCGACCACGCCAGCAACCGCATGCCGGCCTCCCTCGGCACCCTCGGGCTGGAGGCCGACGCACTCCTCAGCCACGTCGCCTGGGATCCGGGCGCGGAAGCCGTTGCCATCGCGATGGCCGAAGTCCTCGATGCAACGCTGGTCTCGACGGGCTTTTCGCGGCTCGTCTTTGATGTCAACCGGCCGCCCGGCGACGACGAGGCGATCCGGCTCGTCAGCGAGACGGTCGAGATCCCCGGCAATCGCGATCTGGATCCGGCCGCGCTGGCGGCGCGCGCCGATGCCCTCTACCATCCCTTCCACGATGCCATCGACGGCATCCTCGACGAGCGCGTTGCGGCCGGCATCGAGCCGGTCCTCGTCACCGTCCATTCCTTCACGCCGGTCTATTTCGGGCACACGCGGCCGGTGGAACTCGGCATCGTCTTCGATGCCGATCCGCGCCTTGCCGATGCGGTCCTGAAGCAGGCGCCGGCGCACACAAGGCTCGCCATCCGCGCCAACGAGCCCTACGGGCCGAAGGACGGCGTCACCCACACGCTGGCGCGCCATGCCCTGCCGCGGCAGATCCCGAACGTCATGATCGAGATCCGCAACGACCTGATCCGCAATGCCAGCGACCAGTCGCGCATTGCCGGCCAGCTCGCTGCCCTTGTCGGCGCCGGCCTTGAGCATCTCTCCTCCACCTCGCGGACACGAGCGGGGCGCGCCTGA
- a CDS encoding TRAP transporter small permease subunit, with the protein MPQALKTFVRAIDAFNRGLGRITMYLIFVMMGILLWSSFSKTFLLPSLWTLEMAQFTMTAYYLIGGPYALQAGAHVRMDLFYGNWSDRQKAFADALTVFCLLFYLGVLLYGGIESTIYALKYAERSYSAWRPYMSPIKIIMCIGIVLMLLQSIAVFLKDIAKLRGEEL; encoded by the coding sequence ATGCCGCAAGCCCTGAAGACCTTCGTTCGGGCGATTGACGCCTTCAACCGCGGCCTTGGCCGCATCACGATGTATCTGATCTTCGTGATGATGGGCATCCTGCTGTGGTCGTCCTTTTCCAAGACTTTCCTCTTGCCGTCCCTGTGGACGCTGGAGATGGCGCAGTTCACGATGACCGCCTACTACCTGATCGGCGGGCCCTACGCGCTGCAGGCCGGCGCCCATGTGCGCATGGACCTTTTCTACGGCAACTGGTCGGACCGCCAGAAGGCGTTCGCCGACGCGCTCACCGTCTTCTGCCTGCTCTTCTATCTCGGCGTGCTGCTCTATGGCGGCATCGAGAGCACGATCTACGCGCTGAAATATGCCGAACGCAGCTACTCGGCCTGGCGCCCCTACATGTCGCCGATCAAGATCATCATGTGCATCGGCATTGTCCTGATGCTGCTCCAGTCCATCGCGGTCTTCCTCAAGGACATCGCCAAGCTGCGCGGGGAAGAGCTCTGA